One window from the genome of Phoenix dactylifera cultivar Barhee BC4 unplaced genomic scaffold, palm_55x_up_171113_PBpolish2nd_filt_p 001942F, whole genome shotgun sequence encodes:
- the LOC120109241 gene encoding two-pore potassium channel 5-like codes for MEVEESLLPHFLRSQLSNPLPLSSSPSSSEIEDSLLPSTSDPAMASFPRQKSTLHRARTAPAMAVVRDLLPSNPDSSNTPNFGSAGSILRQSSILLLVYLSLGVLVYSINPQGFSGVETHPAVDALYFCIVTLCTIGYGDIYPLTPATKAFSCVFVLVGFGLIDVLLSGAVNYVLDVQENLILEGARAGAGAASYIFDAEKGRMRIRMKVALAIGVVLLCIGAGTLALYLVEDLDWMDSLYLSVMSVTTVGYGDRAFKTLPGRIFASFWLLVSTLAVARAFLYLAEARIDKRHRRIAKWVLHRDLTVEDLFAADLNQNGFISKSEFVIYKLKEMGKIGEKDILQICNQFNKLDPINTGRITLLDLLNASR; via the exons ATGGAAGTAGAGGAGTCGTTGTTACCCCACTTTCTCCGCTCCCAACTCTCGAACCCTCTTCCCTTgtcttcctccccctcctcctccgagaTCGAAGATTCTTTGCTCCCCTCCACCTCCGACCCAGCGATGGCGTCATTCCCCCGCCAGAAGTCCACCCTCCACCGTGCCCGCACCGCGCCCGCCATGGCCGTCGTGCGCGACCTCCTCCCCTCTAATCCCGACTCCTCCAATACCCCTAACTTCGGCTCCGCCGGCTCCATCCTCAGGCAGTCCTCCATTCTTCTTCTCGTCTACTTGTCCCTCGGGGTCCTGGTCTATTCCATCAACCCCCAGGGCTTCTCCGGCGTCGAGACCCACCCCGCCGTCGACGCCCTCTACTTCTGCATCGTCACCCTCTGCACCATCGGCTACGGCGACATCTACCCCCTCACCCCCGCCACCAAGGCCTTCTCCTGCGTCTTCGTCCTCGTCGGCTTCGGCCTCATCGAcgtcctcctctccggcgccgtcAATTACGTCCTCGACGTCCAGGAGAATTTGATTCTTGAGGGTGCCCGTGCCGGGGCCGGCGCCGCCAGCTACATCTTCGACGCCGAGAAGGGGCGGATGAGGATCCGGATGAAGGTCGCGCTCGCGATCGGCGTCGTCCTGCTCTGCATCGGTGCGGGCACGCTGGCTCTGTACCTGGTGGAGGATCTTGATTGGATGGACTCGCTCTATCTGTCGGTGATGTCGGTGACGACCGTCGGGTATGGGGACCGGGCATTCAAGACGCTGCCGGGTAGGATTTTCGCTTCCTTCTGGCTGTTGGTGTCGACCCTGGCGGTCGCGAGGGCGTTTCTGTACCTGGCGGAGGCCAGGATCGATAAGCGGCAccggaggatcgccaaatgggtgCTGCACCGGGATCTGACCGTCGAGGATTTGTTCGCCGCCGATCTCAATCAAAATGGCTTCATCAG TAAATCAGAGTTTGTGATATACAAGCTCAAGGAGATGGGGAAGATTGGAGAGAAAGACATACTGCAAATCTGCAACCAGTTCAACAAGCTTGACCCCATCAACACTGGGAGGATAACCCTCCTTGATCTATTGAATGCCTCTAGATGA